In Herpetosiphon gulosus, one genomic interval encodes:
- a CDS encoding helix-turn-helix transcriptional regulator translates to MHSLSARECDVLALVDQGWSDAEIAKRLSISIWTVRTHLRSSASKLGVKSRQQAAHAARAIAVLQQATTAKNR, encoded by the coding sequence ATGCATAGCCTGAGTGCCCGTGAATGCGATGTTTTGGCATTAGTTGATCAGGGCTGGAGTGATGCTGAGATTGCCAAGCGTTTATCGATTTCGATCTGGACAGTCCGAACGCATCTGCGCAGTAGTGCTAGCAAGCTAGGTGTGAAATCGCGCCAACAAGCAGCCCATGCAGCTCGCGCCATAGCTGTATTACAACAAGCAACAACAGCCAAAAATCGCTAA
- a CDS encoding STAS domain-containing protein, with amino-acid sequence MQSILEHIQAHLDRYVTTATDRVFAAKINLYRSFGYDQLQTSIRYAYMAFVSDLSTGKVEAMPNFLMRIGPQRAEQGATVEDILFGINMGVEVITEDLNATFADNPAALLWWMQQMHAIVYTGAMKLSDTILKAREQHIREQASQIAEFSTPIIPLSQGVLVVPLIGVLGEQRASRITEALLQRISEEQASTVLIDVTGVPVVDTQVAHNLIQSAQAAKLVGAEVLLVGIRPEMAQTLVQLGVNLQGVRTQGTLQAGVEYAFERQKRQSSKPMRR; translated from the coding sequence ATGCAATCTATTCTTGAGCATATTCAAGCGCACCTTGATCGCTACGTTACTACCGCCACCGATCGCGTCTTCGCAGCCAAAATTAATTTGTATCGTAGTTTTGGCTATGATCAATTGCAAACCTCAATTCGCTATGCCTACATGGCCTTTGTGAGCGATCTCAGCACTGGTAAAGTTGAGGCGATGCCCAATTTTCTGATGCGAATTGGTCCACAACGCGCTGAACAAGGTGCAACTGTTGAAGATATTTTGTTCGGCATCAACATGGGCGTTGAGGTAATTACCGAAGATCTGAATGCGACATTTGCCGATAATCCTGCTGCGCTTTTGTGGTGGATGCAACAAATGCATGCGATTGTCTATACTGGGGCGATGAAACTCTCGGATACGATTCTCAAAGCGCGGGAACAGCATATTCGTGAGCAGGCCAGCCAAATCGCCGAATTTTCAACCCCAATTATTCCACTTTCGCAAGGTGTGTTAGTTGTCCCATTGATTGGCGTTTTGGGCGAACAACGGGCCAGCCGCATTACCGAAGCCTTATTGCAACGCATCAGCGAGGAGCAAGCCTCAACAGTATTAATTGATGTAACTGGGGTTCCGGTAGTTGATACCCAAGTTGCCCACAACTTAATTCAATCGGCGCAGGCGGCCAAATTGGTCGGAGCCGAGGTTTTATTGGTGGGCATTCGGCCTGAAATGGCCCAAACCTTGGTGCAACTCGGGGTAAATTTGCAGGGCGTGCGCACTCAAGGCACCTTACAGGCCGGGGTTGAATATGCCTTTGAACGCCAGAAACGCCAAAGCAGCAAACCGATGCGGCGCTAA
- a CDS encoding 4-hydroxybenzoate octaprenyltransferase produces MTSLRQTLHQTAINIKVEHTVFALPFAYLGLFLANKQFPGWQPLILVTLAMVAARTAAMSFNRYLDRHFDARNPRTSIRPIPAGTLSAKSVLIVGLVSLTVLVISAGLLNPLCLLLSPIALIALTGYSYMKRFTWLCHFGLGFTDAIAPAGGWLAVDPNFRLSMLLLAAAVGIWIAGFDLIYACQDVDFDRREGLHSLPARFSIATSLRVAKICHIAMIGLLLAVGVSLSLSWPFYVGVAAAAGLLVYEHSLINPRDLSKIDIAFFNVNSYIAGVLFLFTLTSLYVGN; encoded by the coding sequence ATGACAAGTTTACGCCAAACCTTGCACCAAACCGCGATCAATATCAAGGTAGAACACACAGTTTTTGCCCTTCCCTTCGCCTATTTGGGTCTGTTTTTAGCCAATAAACAATTCCCTGGTTGGCAACCACTCATTTTGGTAACTTTAGCGATGGTGGCAGCTCGCACCGCTGCAATGTCCTTTAATCGCTATCTTGATCGCCATTTTGATGCACGAAACCCGCGCACCAGCATTCGGCCAATTCCGGCTGGGACACTTTCGGCCAAATCGGTCTTGATCGTTGGCTTAGTTTCGTTAACCGTGCTGGTGATCTCGGCTGGCTTGTTAAACCCGTTGTGTTTGCTGCTCTCGCCGATTGCGTTAATTGCGCTGACCGGATATTCCTACATGAAGCGCTTTACTTGGTTGTGCCACTTTGGTTTAGGTTTTACTGATGCAATTGCCCCGGCTGGCGGCTGGCTGGCAGTTGATCCCAATTTTCGGCTTTCAATGCTGTTACTGGCGGCAGCAGTCGGCATTTGGATTGCTGGCTTTGATTTAATTTACGCCTGCCAAGATGTTGATTTTGATCGGCGCGAAGGTCTACACTCGTTGCCAGCTCGTTTTAGCATTGCAACATCGCTGCGTGTCGCCAAGATCTGCCATATTGCGATGATTGGTTTGCTCTTGGCGGTAGGAGTTTCATTAAGCCTAAGTTGGCCATTTTACGTTGGGGTTGCAGCGGCAGCAGGCTTGTTGGTCTATGAGCATAGCTTAATCAACCCCCGCGACCTTTCCAAAATTGATATTGCCTTCTTTAATGTTAATAGCTATATTGCTGGTGTGCTCTTTCTGTTTACGCTCACCAGTTTGTATGTTGGCAACTAG
- a CDS encoding LuxR C-terminal-related transcriptional regulator translates to MPIPTTQLTASEQRIMQILIQGKTNKAIAHMLQTTEGTIETSLHRIYSKLNVDNRVSATLAYLAIEPTQHARDS, encoded by the coding sequence ATGCCAATACCAACAACTCAGCTCACCGCCAGCGAACAGCGGATTATGCAAATCCTAATTCAAGGCAAAACCAACAAAGCGATTGCCCACATGCTGCAAACAACCGAAGGCACGATCGAAACCAGCTTGCATCGAATTTATAGCAAACTCAACGTTGATAATCGAGTGAGTGCTACACTGGCCTATCTAGCAATTGAACCCACTCAGCATGCTAGGGATTCCTAG
- a CDS encoding glycosyltransferase family 4 protein, whose amino-acid sequence MKPLHVLLPTDVFPPRTGGAGWSSHALALALLERGHQVTALVPKAGMRGLHRRVEASVSVVEVGYQPARLPFVANWSRFELFWPQFAQAIVQTIGNQRDNVIIHGQHVQGIGAAVLAGRQLNIPVVATVRDHWPNHYFGTNLHGDQLPLEDFGWSAAATDLIARRKPLLGVLSLLALPYVQAHMQRRRQWLQACDAVVSLSNYITQRLSTVVAPEKLWPIPNMVNLAAISKVLATPTKTTINQPYILFTGKLARNKGAYLLPEIMASFRAAGGVATLVIAGGKNPELVAEIQAQGIEVLALDWVEHDEVLRLMAGAKLLLFPSTWGEPLSRVLLEACAVRMPIVAMATGGTPDLIQHGQNGYLARSAKQLGVLAAELLDNPQQAARLGQAAYQTAQTRLATTIVAEQVEQLYWALLTQQPQRALPGYD is encoded by the coding sequence ATGAAACCGTTGCATGTGCTATTGCCAACCGATGTTTTTCCACCGCGTACTGGTGGCGCAGGTTGGAGTAGCCATGCCTTGGCGCTGGCATTACTCGAACGCGGTCATCAGGTGACGGCATTGGTTCCCAAGGCTGGCATGCGCGGGTTGCATCGGCGGGTTGAGGCGAGTGTTTCGGTAGTTGAGGTTGGCTATCAACCTGCTCGCTTGCCATTTGTCGCCAATTGGTCGCGTTTTGAGCTATTCTGGCCCCAATTTGCCCAAGCAATTGTCCAGACGATCGGTAACCAGCGCGATAATGTAATCATCCATGGACAGCACGTCCAAGGAATTGGTGCGGCAGTTTTGGCTGGGCGACAGCTTAACATTCCAGTTGTAGCAACTGTGCGTGATCACTGGCCAAATCATTATTTTGGCACAAATTTACATGGCGATCAGCTACCGCTTGAGGATTTTGGTTGGTCTGCCGCCGCTACCGATTTAATCGCACGGCGCAAACCTTTGCTGGGCGTACTTTCGTTATTGGCTTTGCCCTATGTCCAAGCCCATATGCAACGGCGACGGCAATGGTTGCAAGCCTGTGATGCTGTCGTTTCTTTGAGCAATTACATCACACAGCGGCTTAGCACAGTGGTTGCGCCAGAAAAATTATGGCCAATTCCGAATATGGTTAATTTGGCGGCGATTAGCAAAGTGCTAGCAACGCCCACCAAAACGACCATTAATCAACCATATATCTTGTTTACTGGCAAATTGGCTCGCAATAAAGGAGCCTATTTACTACCCGAAATTATGGCTAGTTTTCGGGCTGCTGGTGGGGTTGCAACCCTTGTCATTGCTGGTGGCAAGAATCCAGAGCTTGTTGCAGAAATTCAAGCCCAAGGGATTGAGGTTTTAGCCCTAGATTGGGTTGAGCATGACGAGGTTTTGCGCTTGATGGCGGGGGCCAAACTCTTGCTCTTTCCATCAACATGGGGCGAACCGCTGAGTCGGGTTTTACTTGAGGCTTGTGCTGTGCGTATGCCGATTGTGGCAATGGCCACGGGCGGCACCCCAGATCTGATTCAGCATGGCCAGAATGGTTATCTGGCCCGCTCAGCCAAGCAACTGGGAGTTTTAGCGGCAGAATTGCTGGATAATCCGCAACAAGCTGCACGATTGGGCCAGGCCGCCTATCAAACAGCCCAAACCCGTTTGGCAACCACGATTGTTGCCGAGCAAGTTGAACAACTGTATTGGGCACTACTTACCCAACAACCACAGCGTGCGCTGCCTGGGTATGATTAA
- a CDS encoding helix-turn-helix transcriptional regulator, whose product MDHRYQPYTFAELLRLFFERSRDEHVNQNLLAQKVGVAVPTLSNWFNGKYTPRFKDQVLRLAQALGLTALEADLMLCSVKQAWNTYGTPHDVLQKYTIVRYREELLSSRHSNSAEDISLATVQATWQLYFHDLFVGNNQHWGLGYKDDGVCRVERTIADGAYQLTLHNRFHNDVFIGGDSHCFAPPIYYLSVYAKRCAGGSENDGFALIFEEMSDASHAIFRIRDQPQLASVISTRNGGDSFQIHLDRMSVPTIRPGEVNQLGMLVMHNQHCFFVNNVWIGSAEIERIPYSRLDVGIISQSMVPVVCTFQDFRVYIPPNIYEQQEILE is encoded by the coding sequence ATGGATCATCGCTATCAACCATATACTTTTGCTGAATTGCTACGGCTGTTCTTTGAGCGGAGTCGTGATGAACATGTGAACCAGAATCTGCTAGCCCAAAAAGTTGGCGTAGCAGTGCCAACCTTAAGTAATTGGTTTAATGGCAAATATACGCCGCGCTTTAAAGATCAGGTGTTGCGGCTGGCTCAAGCACTTGGTTTGACCGCTTTAGAAGCAGATTTAATGCTTTGTTCGGTCAAGCAAGCATGGAATACCTATGGCACGCCGCATGATGTGCTCCAGAAATACACAATTGTGCGCTATCGCGAAGAATTGCTTTCAAGTCGGCATAGTAACAGTGCCGAGGATATTTCGCTGGCAACGGTACAAGCCACTTGGCAGCTCTATTTTCATGATCTGTTTGTCGGCAATAATCAACATTGGGGCTTGGGCTATAAAGATGATGGGGTATGTCGGGTTGAGCGAACGATCGCTGATGGCGCTTATCAGCTTACCTTGCACAATCGTTTTCATAATGATGTTTTTATCGGTGGCGATTCCCATTGTTTTGCGCCACCCATTTACTACCTGAGTGTTTATGCCAAGCGTTGCGCAGGTGGAAGCGAAAATGATGGCTTTGCACTGATTTTTGAAGAAATGAGCGATGCTAGCCATGCAATTTTCCGAATCCGCGACCAACCTCAATTAGCCTCAGTGATCAGCACTCGCAATGGTGGCGATAGCTTTCAAATTCATCTTGATCGAATGTCTGTTCCAACAATTCGTCCAGGCGAGGTCAATCAACTAGGCATGTTGGTTATGCATAATCAGCATTGTTTTTTTGTGAATAATGTTTGGATCGGTTCTGCCGAAATTGAACGGATTCCCTATAGTCGGCTTGATGTTGGGATTATTAGCCAGTCAATGGTTCCGGTTGTTTGCACCTTTCAAGATTTTCGGGTCTATATTCCACCCAATATCTATGAACAACAAGAAATTTTGGAGTAG
- a CDS encoding MalY/PatB family protein, with product MITGDFFDQVIDRVNTNSVKWDMREQFLGGADVLPLWVADMDFRSPPAVTAALIERAQHPIYGYAARPERMFKAIQHWNQTRHNWEIPQEQIVINPGVVFALNVAVRAFTQAGDGIVVQPPVYAPFYGAITENGRTIIENRLLEVDGHYQIDFADLEAKLAQAKMLVLCSPHNPVGRVWNTDELNRIADLCLQYNVIVVSDEIHCDLALFTEFTPLGRLRPDLADQLITLAAPSKTFNLPGLTTSYGVIANEEHRQRYEAEKGRSGYHVGTVFGDIGLAVAYESGAEWLDALHDYLRENYRLIEQTFADNPLVRLTPLEGTYLAWLDFRATGWSEEELTERFRTHAKVGPEKGGLYGEAGLGFWRVNFATPRSLLAEGLRRMQVALEEHRT from the coding sequence ATGATCACTGGGGATTTCTTTGATCAAGTGATTGATCGAGTTAACACCAATTCGGTAAAGTGGGATATGCGTGAGCAATTCTTAGGTGGTGCTGATGTGCTGCCGTTATGGGTTGCAGATATGGATTTTCGCTCGCCGCCAGCCGTGACTGCGGCGCTGATCGAGCGGGCACAACACCCAATTTATGGCTATGCGGCGAGACCTGAGCGCATGTTCAAAGCCATTCAACATTGGAATCAAACTCGCCACAATTGGGAAATCCCCCAAGAGCAAATTGTGATTAATCCAGGGGTAGTGTTTGCATTAAATGTCGCTGTGCGAGCTTTTACCCAAGCTGGCGATGGGATTGTCGTTCAGCCACCAGTCTATGCACCGTTTTATGGCGCAATCACCGAGAATGGCCGCACAATTATCGAAAATCGTTTGCTCGAAGTCGATGGTCACTACCAGATTGATTTTGCTGATCTTGAGGCCAAACTTGCTCAAGCCAAAATGCTGGTTTTGTGCAGCCCACACAATCCGGTTGGCCGGGTTTGGAACACCGATGAGCTAAATCGAATTGCCGATTTGTGTCTGCAATATAACGTGATTGTAGTGAGCGACGAAATTCACTGCGATTTGGCCTTATTTACTGAATTTACCCCGCTTGGCCGTTTACGCCCCGATTTGGCCGACCAGCTGATTACCTTGGCTGCTCCCAGCAAAACCTTTAATTTACCTGGCCTAACGACTTCGTATGGCGTAATTGCCAACGAGGAGCATCGCCAGCGTTACGAAGCCGAAAAAGGCCGCAGCGGCTATCATGTTGGCACGGTTTTTGGCGATATTGGCCTAGCGGTAGCCTACGAATCGGGAGCTGAATGGCTCGATGCGCTGCATGACTATCTGCGCGAAAACTATCGCCTGATCGAACAAACCTTTGCCGACAATCCATTGGTACGGCTAACACCACTCGAAGGCACCTACTTGGCGTGGCTCGATTTTCGGGCAACTGGCTGGAGCGAAGAGGAATTGACCGAGCGTTTTCGCACCCATGCCAAAGTTGGTCCAGAAAAGGGCGGCTTGTATGGCGAAGCTGGCTTGGGCTTTTGGCGAGTCAATTTTGCCACGCCGCGCTCATTGTTGGCTGAAGGGTTGCGGCGCATGCAAGTGGCATTGGAAGAACATAGAACATAG
- a CDS encoding glycosyltransferase family 4 protein, producing MKVLYIASGIRVPGAFGGAIHTTEVAQGLAQLGVEMHVVTRPAQGQRRKPWQLPKRQIGAITWYEADLPKPLSLLGYAAIARLVRELRPDAVMERYYNFAGAGILAAARQGIPTLLEVNALIVDPPQVRKRQLDDALAWLLPGKHGPLRRWAAWQCRHSTKIVTPLHTTVPPEIERSRIVELPWGANVQAFSPQTQAPAQPVFVFLGSFRHWHGVTDFIRAAIRLIQQGSPARFLLIGSGPEQAEAQRLAAPYAERFEWAGAVAHEQVPALLARASVGVAPFNPARHPALQAAGFFWSPLKIYEYMAAGLPVVTANIPPLDTIIRPRQEGELFEAGNINDLARVMQLVANDPQRQQWGLNARQRVVEHYSWEQHCQTLHQLLQTMIKEQP from the coding sequence GTGAAAGTCTTGTATATTGCCAGCGGCATTCGCGTGCCTGGTGCATTTGGTGGCGCAATTCATACAACCGAAGTTGCCCAAGGCTTGGCCCAACTTGGGGTTGAAATGCATGTAGTGACGCGGCCAGCTCAAGGCCAACGCCGCAAACCATGGCAACTGCCTAAACGGCAAATCGGGGCTATTACGTGGTATGAGGCAGATCTACCCAAGCCCTTGAGTTTGCTTGGCTACGCAGCGATTGCACGACTTGTTCGCGAGTTGCGGCCCGATGCAGTGATGGAGCGCTACTACAATTTTGCGGGGGCTGGCATTTTGGCAGCGGCTCGCCAAGGGATTCCAACGCTTTTGGAAGTTAATGCCTTAATTGTTGACCCGCCCCAAGTGCGCAAACGCCAACTTGATGATGCTTTGGCTTGGCTTTTGCCTGGCAAGCATGGCCCGTTGCGGCGCTGGGCTGCTTGGCAATGTCGCCATAGCACCAAGATTGTGACTCCATTGCATACAACCGTGCCGCCAGAAATTGAGCGCAGCCGGATTGTCGAGTTGCCTTGGGGTGCGAATGTTCAAGCATTTAGCCCGCAAACCCAAGCGCCAGCCCAGCCAGTGTTTGTCTTTCTTGGCTCGTTTCGCCATTGGCATGGGGTGACTGATTTTATTCGCGCAGCAATTCGTTTGATTCAACAAGGCAGCCCAGCGCGATTTTTATTAATTGGCAGTGGCCCAGAACAAGCCGAAGCCCAACGTTTAGCAGCGCCTTATGCTGAGCGTTTTGAATGGGCCGGAGCGGTAGCTCACGAACAAGTACCAGCGTTATTAGCCCGTGCTAGTGTTGGAGTTGCGCCGTTCAATCCGGCTCGCCACCCAGCTTTGCAAGCGGCAGGCTTCTTTTGGTCGCCGCTGAAAATTTACGAATATATGGCGGCTGGCTTGCCCGTGGTGACTGCCAATATTCCGCCACTGGATACAATTATTCGGCCTCGGCAAGAAGGTGAATTGTTTGAAGCTGGCAATATCAACGACCTTGCTCGCGTCATGCAACTGGTTGCCAATGATCCGCAACGCCAACAATGGGGCTTGAATGCCCGTCAACGGGTGGTCGAACATTATTCGTGGGAGCAACATTGCCAAACTTTGCATCAATTATTGCAAACGATGATTAAGGAACAGCCATGA
- a CDS encoding M23 family metallopeptidase has product MQFKRLSLLIFLWFGLSLMSIGEPNTSQAAPPQQFLRNPSWSVYNRSQGYHNGYAVDFPTGTSPVVAAGDGVVNRVGTNPRRNCGSGVPFNGTFEREFRIDHQNSYGTGYLHLGSFGINPRTGQEWKAGDQIFAGEVIGKSGNSGCATGNHLHFWVYQENNGINPDTTNLWMPTYPDTGRIENPASNSTVAGLVSIRGWAKVTRTFQTNSYKPASGGAIERVEIWMYLPNYQNFIKLGNAKYGEYRNDLGGNFGWSFTWDTSRITASRYQIQARAVSTTGGISVLEGYESGSVWVNTSGPQHQTKWHMRYNLSNGNADFSFNYGQANDIPIVGDWDGDGKDTPGVVRGNMWYLSNSYGEPYTISFNFGEAGDIPVVGDWDGDGKDTPGLVRGTIWYISNSLNGGWADRSFGFGEAGDIPVVGDWNGDGKDTPGVVRGITWYLSNNLNGGWADISLGFGELGDKFIVGDWDGDGDDTPGVVRGNMWYLSNNLNGGWADLSFMYGDPANYPIVGNWDGDRNSDIGVIP; this is encoded by the coding sequence ATGCAATTCAAACGGTTATCTTTGTTGATCTTTCTTTGGTTTGGTCTGAGTTTGATGAGTATTGGAGAACCAAATACGAGCCAAGCAGCCCCACCACAACAGTTTCTGCGTAACCCATCATGGAGTGTATACAATCGTAGTCAAGGCTATCACAACGGCTATGCAGTAGACTTCCCAACTGGAACAAGCCCGGTTGTGGCAGCCGGTGATGGGGTGGTTAATCGTGTAGGCACAAATCCTCGGCGGAATTGTGGTAGTGGGGTTCCGTTTAATGGTACTTTTGAACGCGAATTTCGAATTGATCATCAAAATAGCTATGGTACTGGCTATCTTCATCTTGGTTCATTTGGAATCAATCCACGTACAGGCCAAGAATGGAAAGCTGGCGACCAGATTTTTGCTGGTGAAGTAATCGGTAAGAGTGGCAATAGTGGTTGTGCCACAGGCAATCATCTCCATTTTTGGGTTTATCAGGAAAACAATGGAATCAATCCTGATACAACCAATTTGTGGATGCCAACCTATCCTGATACTGGCAGGATCGAAAATCCAGCCTCAAATAGCACAGTAGCAGGTCTTGTCTCCATTCGTGGCTGGGCTAAGGTTACTAGAACTTTCCAGACGAACAGCTATAAACCTGCCAGTGGTGGCGCAATTGAACGAGTTGAAATTTGGATGTATCTCCCAAATTATCAAAATTTCATCAAACTTGGTAATGCTAAGTATGGTGAATATCGTAATGATTTAGGTGGTAATTTTGGCTGGAGTTTTACTTGGGACACATCACGAATTACTGCTAGTCGCTATCAAATCCAAGCGCGTGCTGTTTCAACAACAGGAGGAATCAGTGTCTTAGAAGGCTATGAATCAGGATCAGTTTGGGTCAATACGAGTGGCCCTCAACATCAAACAAAGTGGCATATGCGTTACAACTTATCAAACGGAAATGCCGATTTCTCATTCAATTATGGCCAAGCCAATGATATTCCTATTGTTGGTGATTGGGATGGTGATGGCAAAGATACCCCTGGCGTTGTACGTGGCAATATGTGGTATCTCTCAAACAGCTACGGTGAGCCATATACTATTAGTTTTAACTTTGGTGAGGCTGGCGACATTCCAGTGGTTGGCGATTGGGATGGCGACGGCAAAGATACCCCTGGGCTTGTTCGTGGAACAATCTGGTATATCTCGAATAGCCTTAATGGCGGCTGGGCCGATCGTTCCTTTGGGTTTGGTGAGGCTGGTGATATTCCAGTCGTTGGCGATTGGAACGGCGATGGCAAAGATACGCCGGGCGTAGTGCGCGGCATAACATGGTATCTTTCCAATAACCTCAATGGTGGCTGGGCTGATATTTCGCTTGGGTTTGGTGAGCTAGGCGATAAATTCATCGTTGGCGATTGGGATGGCGATGGCGATGATACCCCTGGAGTTGTGCGTGGCAATATGTGGTATCTATCCAATAATCTCAATGGTGGCTGGGCCGATCTATCCTTTATGTATGGCGATCCCGCTAACTATCCCATTGTTGGTAATTGGGATGGCGATCGGAATAGCGATATTGGCGTAATTCCCTAG
- a CDS encoding N-acetylmuramoyl-L-alanine amidase: MTDANQPLQDEPLPSFDLPDPKDAMPHEDTLSEEGTRGVVPVDQFLYIGQGLKADEFTHYVDTYNFGAVPPNFVVLHHTAVPSTAAAPYPSGWRWDNQEAGLSEGQIYRKRLKQLETLREYYRTSAGWDRGPHLFIDETWIWLFTPMYDQGIHAAQGNGYRDSKGTLQYSIGIEVCGYFEKMQWSAPVAALVGHAVAVLKRKLNSFEIRYQKFGGGISSHRDYNKPSCPGAAITESYYISTIQNAFDRLSNVQSTPIADSPITTNTPLLSATPSGSREKAIAFIRKSLPDNSEYKNDIETIMGYYWVYAPSVGLDPFLAAAQCIFETAGLTSGWAARPKRNPAGLGVRQEGGLSFSTWDGAVQAHIGQLLALALRDDEANQAQKTMMAANPRHGKIPANLRGVAKTLAGLSNNWTDDADYANKFATRAEAIRKG, encoded by the coding sequence ATGACTGATGCCAATCAACCGCTGCAAGACGAACCCTTACCCTCGTTTGATTTGCCTGACCCCAAAGATGCCATGCCGCATGAAGATACGCTCAGCGAGGAAGGCACGCGCGGGGTTGTGCCTGTTGACCAGTTTTTGTATATCGGTCAGGGTCTAAAAGCCGATGAATTTACCCATTATGTTGATACCTATAACTTTGGGGCTGTGCCACCCAATTTTGTAGTGTTACACCATACCGCCGTACCCAGCACCGCTGCCGCGCCCTATCCCTCGGGCTGGCGCTGGGATAACCAAGAAGCGGGCTTGAGCGAAGGCCAAATTTACCGTAAACGCCTTAAACAGCTAGAAACCCTACGCGAATACTATCGCACCAGCGCTGGCTGGGATCGTGGCCCACACTTATTTATCGATGAAACGTGGATCTGGTTGTTCACGCCGATGTATGACCAAGGGATTCATGCCGCCCAAGGCAATGGCTATCGCGATAGCAAAGGCACGTTGCAATATTCAATTGGGATCGAAGTTTGTGGTTACTTTGAAAAAATGCAGTGGTCGGCTCCCGTCGCAGCCTTGGTTGGTCATGCAGTGGCAGTGCTCAAACGCAAATTAAACAGCTTTGAGATTCGCTATCAAAAATTTGGTGGTGGCATTTCATCACACCGTGACTACAATAAACCTTCATGTCCAGGCGCAGCTATTACCGAATCGTATTACATCAGCACAATTCAAAATGCCTTCGATCGCTTAAGCAATGTTCAAAGCACCCCAATTGCCGATAGCCCAATTACCACAAATACACCATTATTGAGTGCAACGCCCTCGGGCAGCCGCGAAAAGGCGATTGCCTTTATTCGCAAGAGCTTACCTGACAACTCTGAATATAAGAACGATATTGAGACGATTATGGGCTATTACTGGGTCTATGCCCCGAGCGTTGGGCTAGATCCCTTCTTGGCCGCAGCCCAATGTATTTTTGAAACCGCTGGCTTGACCTCAGGCTGGGCCGCGCGACCAAAACGAAATCCGGCTGGCTTGGGCGTGCGTCAAGAGGGTGGTCTTTCGTTCAGCACCTGGGATGGAGCAGTTCAAGCGCATATTGGCCAATTATTGGCCTTAGCTTTGCGTGATGATGAAGCTAATCAAGCCCAAAAAACCATGATGGCCGCCAATCCACGCCATGGCAAGATTCCAGCTAACTTGCGTGGAGTTGCCAAAACCTTGGCTGGCTTGAGCAATAATTGGACTGATGATGCCGATTATGCTAACAAGTTTGCTACTCGTGCTGAGGCAATTCGCAAAGGGTAG